From Streptomyces sp. TLI_105, the proteins below share one genomic window:
- a CDS encoding rhamnogalacturonan acetylesterase — MSVGRRAVVTAGAGLALALAGSPAARAQGHPRMRTLFIAGDSTAAQKYADAAPETGWGMALPFFLHQGLTVANHAVNGRSTKSFLDEGRLEPVLAALRPGDLLLVQFGHNDEKAADPARYTEPWTTYQDNLRVFVEGARSRGALPVLATPVERRKFAVDGTALRTHGAYPAAMREVARESDVPLLDVEALSLALWQRLGPEATKTYFNWTATEQDNTHFNPPGAIEVARLVTAELLATHVLAPRETRRLHDEIDPARITWPASEESLA, encoded by the coding sequence GTGAGCGTCGGCCGCCGCGCGGTCGTCACGGCCGGGGCGGGCCTCGCGCTCGCCCTGGCCGGGTCCCCCGCCGCCCGAGCCCAAGGACACCCCCGTATGCGCACCCTGTTCATCGCGGGCGACTCCACGGCCGCCCAGAAGTACGCCGACGCCGCACCGGAGACCGGCTGGGGCATGGCGCTCCCCTTCTTCCTGCACCAGGGCCTGACCGTCGCCAACCACGCCGTCAACGGGCGCAGCACCAAGAGCTTCCTCGACGAGGGACGGCTCGAACCGGTCCTGGCGGCGCTGCGCCCCGGCGACCTGCTCCTGGTCCAGTTCGGCCACAACGACGAGAAGGCCGCCGACCCCGCCCGCTACACCGAGCCGTGGACCACCTACCAGGACAACCTGCGGGTCTTCGTCGAGGGCGCGCGCTCCCGGGGCGCCCTCCCAGTGCTCGCCACCCCCGTGGAGCGGCGGAAGTTCGCCGTGGACGGCACCGCGCTGCGCACCCACGGCGCCTACCCGGCGGCGATGCGGGAGGTGGCCCGGGAGTCGGACGTGCCGCTGCTCGACGTCGAGGCGCTGTCCCTGGCGCTGTGGCAGCGGCTGGGTCCGGAGGCCACGAAGACGTACTTCAACTGGACGGCGACCGAGCAGGACAACACCCACTTCAACCCGCCCGGGGCGATCGAGGTGGCCCGGCTCGTCACCGCCGAGCTGCTCGCCACCCACGTCCTCGCGCCGCGCGAGACGCGCCGCCTGCACGACGAGATCGACCCCGCCCGGATCACCTGGCCCGCTTCCGAGGAGAGCCTCGCATGA
- a CDS encoding polysaccharide lyase family 1 protein translates to MNRRKQLGVVAAAALVLTVTAPAAGAHAGHRPAADPARATLPAGDGWAAADGGTTGGSAADASRVFTVTTWEEFRDALAVPGTEPRIVKVAGVLNATAAGCAAFEAPGYDFARYLADYDPAVWGYENEVKGPQEDLRAASATAQGLAVKVKVPANTTVLGVGKHAAITGGSLQVTGVDNVVVRNLTLESPLDCFPQWDPTDGATGAWNSEYDSLAVYGSTHVWIDHNTFTDGAHPDGSLPSYYGEVYQQHDGELDVVRGADLVTASWNVFADHDKTLMIGNSDSAGATDRGRLRVTLHHNLFEDVVERAPRVRFGRVDAYNNHFVVASSAYVYSLGIGQESQLVAEKNAFTLAADVPAGKILKKWKDAPVTTTGNYVNGSPVDLIAAHNAQYPTEQLRADAGWTPVLRTRVDHPKAVPALVDHHAGAGRLR, encoded by the coding sequence ATGAACCGACGCAAGCAGCTGGGAGTGGTGGCCGCGGCCGCCCTCGTCCTCACCGTCACCGCGCCGGCCGCCGGTGCGCACGCCGGTCACCGGCCGGCCGCCGACCCGGCCCGCGCGACCCTGCCGGCCGGGGACGGCTGGGCCGCCGCCGACGGCGGCACCACCGGCGGGTCCGCCGCCGACGCCTCCCGGGTCTTCACCGTCACCACCTGGGAGGAGTTCCGGGACGCGCTCGCCGTGCCCGGCACGGAGCCCCGCATCGTGAAGGTGGCCGGCGTCCTGAACGCGACCGCCGCGGGCTGCGCCGCCTTCGAGGCCCCCGGCTACGACTTCGCCCGCTACCTCGCCGACTACGACCCGGCCGTCTGGGGGTACGAGAACGAGGTCAAGGGCCCGCAGGAGGACCTGCGGGCGGCGTCCGCCACGGCACAGGGGCTGGCCGTCAAGGTGAAGGTGCCGGCCAACACCACGGTCCTGGGGGTCGGCAAGCACGCGGCGATCACCGGCGGCAGCCTCCAGGTCACGGGCGTGGACAACGTCGTCGTCCGCAACCTGACCCTGGAGAGCCCGCTCGACTGCTTCCCGCAGTGGGACCCCACGGACGGCGCCACCGGGGCGTGGAACTCCGAGTACGACAGCCTGGCCGTGTACGGCTCCACGCACGTCTGGATCGACCACAACACCTTCACCGACGGCGCCCACCCGGACGGTTCGCTGCCCTCGTACTACGGGGAGGTGTACCAGCAGCACGACGGCGAGCTGGACGTCGTGCGGGGCGCGGACCTCGTCACCGCCTCCTGGAACGTCTTCGCCGACCACGACAAGACCCTGATGATCGGCAACAGCGACAGCGCGGGCGCCACCGACCGGGGCAGGCTGCGCGTCACCCTCCACCACAACCTCTTCGAGGACGTGGTGGAGCGGGCGCCCCGGGTGCGCTTCGGCCGGGTCGACGCGTACAACAACCACTTCGTGGTGGCGAGTTCCGCGTACGTGTACAGCCTCGGCATCGGGCAGGAGTCGCAACTGGTCGCCGAGAAGAACGCGTTCACGCTCGCCGCGGACGTCCCCGCCGGGAAGATCCTGAAGAAGTGGAAGGACGCGCCGGTCACGACCACCGGCAACTACGTCAACGGCAGCCCGGTCGACCTGATCGCCGCGCACAACGCGCAGTACCCCACCGAGCAGCTCCGCGCGGACGCGGGCTGGACGCCCGTCCTGCGCACCCGGGTCGACCACCCGAAGGCCGTCCCCGCCCTCGTCGACCACCACGCGGGCGCCGGCCGCCTCCGCTGA
- a CDS encoding pectinesterase family protein, giving the protein MPAHPTGAEGPGRRALLAAGLGGALAPGLPAGTATAAPRAPFGRLGSPADRLTRRTRYVHPGGLGDHTTVQAAVTAADGPDWTLVLAPGTYRETVVVGPDRTDMTWIGASGDPRDVVVVYANAAGTPRPGGGTHGTSGSATTTVQADGFTAQDVTFANDFLRTDLPGNPGTQAVALKAQGDRSAFFHCRFLGHQDTLYADSPTLAAVARQYFAHCHVEGDVDFVFGRARAVFEHCRFRTLLRPDLAAAPYGFVFAPSTARSDPYGFLAARCRITGEAPDGFYKLARPWVPGSDPTARPSLVVRDSYLGPGIDAVAPYANMRDAYPWQDQRFAEYRNTGPGAAITVPENRPQLDPAGAGAVTRRAYLGDWAPRRPRV; this is encoded by the coding sequence ATGCCCGCGCACCCCACCGGAGCCGAAGGCCCCGGACGCCGCGCCCTGCTCGCCGCCGGTCTCGGCGGCGCCCTCGCCCCGGGCCTGCCGGCCGGGACCGCGACCGCCGCTCCCCGAGCCCCTTTCGGTCGCCTCGGCTCGCCCGCCGACCGGCTCACCCGCCGGACCCGGTACGTCCACCCCGGCGGGCTCGGCGACCACACCACGGTCCAGGCGGCGGTCACGGCGGCCGACGGCCCCGACTGGACGCTGGTGCTCGCCCCCGGCACGTACCGCGAGACGGTCGTCGTCGGCCCCGACCGTACGGACATGACCTGGATCGGCGCGAGCGGGGATCCCCGGGACGTCGTCGTGGTGTACGCCAACGCGGCCGGCACGCCCCGGCCCGGCGGCGGCACCCACGGCACGTCCGGCTCCGCGACCACCACCGTCCAGGCGGACGGCTTCACCGCGCAGGACGTCACCTTCGCCAACGACTTCCTCCGCACGGACCTCCCCGGGAACCCCGGCACCCAGGCCGTCGCGCTGAAGGCGCAGGGCGACCGGTCGGCCTTCTTCCACTGCCGGTTCCTCGGCCACCAGGACACCCTGTACGCCGACTCCCCGACCCTCGCGGCCGTGGCCCGGCAGTACTTCGCGCACTGTCACGTGGAGGGCGACGTCGACTTCGTCTTCGGCCGGGCCCGGGCGGTCTTCGAGCACTGCCGCTTCCGTACGCTGCTCCGGCCGGACCTGGCGGCGGCCCCGTACGGCTTCGTCTTCGCGCCGTCCACGGCCCGGAGCGACCCGTACGGCTTCCTCGCCGCCCGCTGCCGGATCACCGGCGAGGCGCCGGACGGCTTCTACAAGCTGGCCCGGCCCTGGGTGCCGGGCTCCGACCCCACGGCACGGCCGTCGCTCGTGGTCCGGGACAGCTACCTCGGCCCCGGCATCGACGCCGTCGCCCCGTACGCGAACATGCGGGACGCCTACCCGTGGCAGGACCAGCGCTTCGCCGAGTACCGCAACACCGGGCCGGGTGCCGCGATCACGGTCCCGGAGAACCGCCCCCAGCTCGATCCCGCCGGGGCCGGGGCCGTGACCCGGAGGGCGTACCTGGGCGACTGGGCCCCGCGACGGCCCCGCGTCTGA
- a CDS encoding carboxylesterase/lipase family protein produces MDTFKTTSGAVRGFRASSDVVAVLGIPYAAPPFGALRFREPAPAEAWTGVRDCTAFGPVAPQTAELPGSPVWSPGDEDVLTVNVWTPAPDGGSLPVLVWIHGGAYTFGSSAQPDLDGHALARAGLVVVTLNYRVGFEGFGHIPDADEAAFPDNRGLLDQVAALRWVRENIAAFGGDPDNVTVAGHSAGAASIACLMVMDRARGLFHRAIAHSPASPHYPRDLAAATTREVAAAAGCPATPEGLASATPQALLAASDRAVEKYRRDPASGSRHYDPSLYAPVLDGDVLPVDPLTGLAAGAGRDVDLLVCRTTEEYWLLDAVGSSAKVTTEEQLDRFAEDFGLPDGLVAGCRAALPDAPVLDVYLTVFGDLLFGEYARRLVEQHARGGGRTFQSVFDRRRTGPHGVVRAWHCADIPFAFGNVDKDCVAFLIGGAPTPADHDLARRMVGAWASFAAGGDPGWPSYDEAPGQPKVWRTDECDAHDVPAAPRELWAEAEFPLLRP; encoded by the coding sequence ATGGACACCTTCAAGACGACCAGCGGTGCGGTACGGGGCTTCCGGGCGTCCTCCGACGTCGTCGCCGTACTCGGAATCCCCTACGCCGCACCGCCGTTCGGCGCCCTCCGGTTCCGGGAGCCCGCCCCGGCGGAGGCGTGGACCGGAGTGCGGGACTGCACGGCCTTCGGCCCCGTCGCCCCGCAGACGGCGGAGCTGCCGGGCTCTCCCGTGTGGTCGCCCGGCGACGAGGACGTCCTCACCGTCAACGTCTGGACCCCGGCCCCGGACGGCGGCTCGCTGCCCGTCCTCGTCTGGATCCACGGCGGCGCCTACACCTTCGGTTCCTCGGCCCAGCCCGACCTCGACGGCCACGCCCTGGCCCGCGCCGGACTGGTCGTGGTCACCCTCAACTACCGGGTCGGCTTCGAGGGGTTCGGACACATACCGGACGCCGACGAAGCCGCCTTCCCCGACAACCGGGGGCTGCTCGACCAGGTCGCGGCCTTGCGCTGGGTGCGGGAGAACATCGCCGCGTTCGGCGGCGACCCCGACAACGTCACGGTCGCCGGTCACTCCGCGGGGGCGGCGTCGATCGCCTGCCTCATGGTGATGGACCGGGCCCGCGGCCTGTTCCACCGCGCCATCGCCCACAGCCCCGCCAGCCCCCACTACCCACGGGACCTCGCCGCCGCGACCACGCGCGAGGTCGCCGCCGCGGCCGGCTGCCCCGCCACCCCCGAGGGCCTCGCCTCCGCGACACCGCAGGCGCTGCTCGCCGCCTCCGACCGGGCCGTCGAGAAGTACCGGCGCGACCCCGCCTCCGGATCCCGCCACTACGACCCCTCGCTCTACGCCCCCGTCCTGGACGGAGACGTCCTGCCCGTCGACCCCCTCACGGGCCTGGCCGCCGGTGCGGGCCGGGACGTGGACCTCCTGGTCTGCCGCACCACGGAGGAGTACTGGCTGCTCGACGCCGTCGGCAGCAGCGCCAAGGTCACCACCGAGGAGCAACTCGACCGTTTCGCCGAGGACTTCGGACTTCCCGACGGACTCGTTGCCGGCTGTCGCGCCGCCCTGCCCGACGCCCCCGTGCTCGACGTCTACCTGACCGTCTTCGGCGACCTCCTCTTCGGGGAGTACGCCCGGCGGCTCGTCGAGCAGCACGCCCGGGGCGGCGGCCGGACGTTCCAGTCCGTCTTCGACCGGCGGCGCACCGGCCCGCACGGGGTCGTGCGGGCCTGGCACTGCGCGGACATCCCCTTCGCCTTCGGCAACGTCGACAAGGACTGCGTGGCCTTCCTCATCGGCGGCGCCCCCACCCCCGCCGACCACGACCTGGCCCGCCGGATGGTGGGCGCCTGGGCCAGCTTCGCCGCCGGCGGAGACCCGGGCTGGCCCTCGTACGACGAAGCCCCGGGGCAGCCGAAGGTCTGGCGGACGGACGAGTGCGACGCGCACGACGTGCCCGCCGCTCCCCGGGAGCTCTGGGCGGAGGCCGAGTTCCCCCTCCTCCGTCCGTGA
- a CDS encoding rhamnogalacturonan lyase B N-terminal domain-containing protein, translating to MSPYDTPTPPLRRRALLGAAAAGAALAAVGGSAEAAGFGWSDDGGQYVVDTGAGLVLKVSKSTGDLTSLVHRGKEYEGYGGKHSHVESGLGASAVSLAQTGSTVLVTVVHGTLRHHLAARAGLNNVYLWTDKADTSVTATRFIARLKPGIFPNEGPDSWVEGADTVIEAGDVWQRTDGQTRSKHYSGVRVMDYDHIGYTTGSVGLWMVRSNHEKASGGPFYRSLLRHSNELGVGLYEILHYNQSQTEAMRFGLQGPYVLAFTDGGAPDPALHAANHDTSWVDGLGIPNWVGAAGRGRVAGVGLAGMAADHPYTVGFANADAQYWTRAAAGTGAFSCRGMLPGTYTLTVYKGELAVHTGTVTVTAGAVTALHTITLANDPSTAPAIWRIGDWDGTPGAFKNAALMTRAHPADVRAAPWTGNVVVDGGAVTSAFPCYLWKDVNDGVLVYFRLTAAQAAAAHALRIGVTTAFLNGRPQVTVNDWVSAIPSPPSQPSTRSLTNGSYRGNNHTFTYVVPASAWKTDPSQYNVLRLNIVSGSSGSGFLSPGTAIDCVDLLP from the coding sequence ATGAGCCCGTACGACACTCCCACGCCTCCCCTCCGCCGCCGTGCCCTCCTCGGTGCGGCGGCCGCCGGAGCCGCTCTCGCCGCCGTCGGGGGGTCCGCCGAGGCCGCCGGGTTCGGCTGGAGCGACGACGGCGGCCAGTACGTCGTCGACACCGGCGCCGGACTGGTCCTCAAGGTGTCCAAGTCGACCGGCGACCTCACCTCCCTCGTCCACAGGGGCAAGGAGTACGAGGGGTACGGAGGCAAGCACTCGCACGTCGAGTCCGGTCTCGGCGCCTCCGCCGTGTCCCTCGCGCAGACCGGCTCCACCGTCCTCGTCACCGTCGTCCACGGCACCCTCCGCCACCACCTGGCCGCCCGCGCCGGACTGAACAACGTCTACCTGTGGACCGACAAGGCCGACACCTCCGTCACCGCCACCCGCTTCATCGCCCGCCTCAAGCCGGGGATCTTCCCCAACGAGGGCCCCGACTCCTGGGTCGAGGGCGCCGACACCGTCATCGAGGCCGGGGACGTGTGGCAGCGGACCGACGGGCAGACCCGCTCCAAGCACTACTCGGGCGTCCGCGTCATGGACTACGACCACATCGGGTACACCACCGGCTCCGTCGGCCTCTGGATGGTCCGCTCCAACCACGAGAAGGCCTCCGGCGGGCCCTTCTACCGCTCGCTGCTCCGCCACTCCAACGAACTCGGCGTCGGGCTCTACGAGATCCTCCACTACAACCAGTCGCAGACCGAGGCGATGCGCTTCGGCCTCCAGGGGCCGTACGTCCTCGCGTTCACCGACGGCGGCGCACCCGACCCGGCGCTCCACGCCGCGAACCACGACACCTCCTGGGTGGACGGCCTCGGGATCCCGAACTGGGTCGGCGCGGCGGGTCGCGGCCGGGTCGCGGGCGTCGGCCTCGCCGGCATGGCCGCGGACCATCCGTACACCGTCGGTTTCGCCAACGCCGACGCCCAGTACTGGACCCGCGCCGCCGCCGGAACCGGCGCCTTCTCCTGCCGGGGCATGCTGCCCGGCACGTACACCCTCACCGTGTACAAGGGCGAACTGGCCGTCCACACCGGCACGGTGACCGTCACCGCCGGGGCCGTCACCGCGCTCCACACGATCACCCTCGCCAACGACCCGAGCACCGCGCCCGCGATCTGGCGCATCGGCGACTGGGACGGCACCCCCGGCGCGTTCAAGAACGCGGCCCTCATGACCCGCGCCCACCCCGCCGACGTCCGGGCCGCGCCCTGGACCGGCAACGTGGTCGTCGACGGCGGGGCCGTGACGAGCGCCTTCCCCTGCTACCTCTGGAAGGACGTCAACGACGGCGTCCTCGTGTACTTCAGGCTCACCGCCGCCCAGGCCGCCGCCGCGCACGCCCTGCGGATCGGCGTCACGACGGCCTTCCTCAACGGCCGCCCGCAGGTGACCGTCAACGACTGGGTCTCCGCGATCCCCTCGCCCCCGTCCCAGCCGTCGACCCGGTCGCTGACCAACGGCTCGTACCGGGGCAACAACCACACCTTCACCTACGTCGTCCCGGCGAGCGCCTGGAAGACGGACCCGAGTCAGTACAACGTCCTCAGGCTGAACATCGTCAGCGGTTCCTCCGGCAGCGGGTTCCTCAGCCCCGGCACCGCGATCGACTGCGTCGACCTGCTGCCCTGA
- a CDS encoding MerR family transcriptional regulator — MAWSIADVARMSGVTSRTLRHYDEVGLLAPAWTAGDGHRYYEEPQLLRLQQILLMRELDLGLREIREVLDSGADRVAVLREHHARLLAEQDRLGTLARTVARTIAELEESENQDMVSINRPENLFEGFQADPAIEAEARERWPEAYEQSRQAVEGLTPETTEQWQREVTAQMIRFAEHMAAGTPVADPAVQAEVDAHYQGVCRFWTPCAEAYRGLARTYVEDPRFRENFDRIADGLAEYQQRAMAVYADTRLS; from the coding sequence ATGGCCTGGTCGATCGCGGATGTGGCCCGGATGTCCGGGGTGACCTCCCGGACGCTGCGGCACTACGACGAGGTCGGCCTGCTCGCGCCCGCGTGGACCGCGGGCGACGGGCACCGGTACTACGAGGAGCCCCAGTTGCTGCGCCTCCAGCAGATCCTGCTCATGCGGGAGCTGGACCTCGGCCTGCGCGAGATCCGGGAGGTCCTGGACAGCGGGGCCGACCGCGTGGCCGTCCTGCGAGAGCACCACGCCCGGCTGCTCGCGGAGCAGGACCGGCTCGGCACCTTGGCCCGCACGGTGGCCCGCACCATCGCCGAACTCGAGGAAAGCGAGAACCAGGACATGGTGAGCATCAACCGCCCCGAGAACCTCTTCGAGGGCTTCCAGGCCGACCCCGCCATCGAGGCCGAGGCGCGGGAGCGCTGGCCGGAGGCGTACGAGCAGTCCCGGCAGGCCGTCGAAGGGCTGACCCCCGAGACCACCGAGCAGTGGCAGCGCGAGGTCACCGCCCAGATGATCCGCTTCGCCGAGCACATGGCCGCCGGCACGCCCGTCGCCGACCCGGCGGTCCAGGCCGAGGTGGACGCCCACTACCAGGGCGTCTGCCGCTTCTGGACCCCGTGCGCGGAGGCGTACCGGGGTCTGGCCCGGACCTATGTCGAGGACCCGCGCTTCCGCGAGAACTTCGACAGGATCGCCGACGGCCTCGCCGAGTACCAGCAGCGGGCGATGGCCGTCTACGCGGACACCCGGCTGAGCTGA
- a CDS encoding SigE family RNA polymerase sigma factor codes for MITADAGAEDSATEFRAFFERHYAELARLAHLLTGETDAADDVAADAMLALWNRWDRVRAADHPAAYARGVVANLVRTRIRGTVRERRRIAAFWDRRPEHTEDPDVPAVVDVRTALRALPFRKRACVVLRHAFDLSERDTALALGVSVGTVKSQTAKGMAELQRLLGDRAATELAAGRR; via the coding sequence GTGATCACGGCGGACGCCGGGGCCGAGGACAGCGCGACGGAGTTCCGGGCCTTCTTCGAGCGCCACTACGCCGAACTCGCGCGCCTCGCCCATCTGCTGACCGGCGAGACCGACGCCGCCGACGACGTGGCCGCCGACGCCATGCTCGCCCTCTGGAACCGCTGGGACCGGGTCCGCGCCGCCGACCACCCCGCCGCCTACGCCCGGGGCGTCGTCGCCAACCTCGTCCGCACCCGCATCCGCGGCACCGTCCGCGAGCGGCGCCGGATCGCGGCCTTCTGGGACCGGCGCCCGGAGCACACCGAGGACCCGGACGTACCCGCCGTCGTCGACGTCCGCACCGCCCTGCGCGCCCTGCCCTTCCGCAAGCGCGCCTGCGTGGTGCTCCGGCACGCCTTCGACCTCTCCGAACGCGACACCGCCCTCGCGCTCGGCGTCTCCGTCGGCACGGTCAAGAGCCAGACGGCCAAGGGCATGGCGGAACTCCAGCGGCTGCTCGGCGACCGGGCCGCCACCGAACTCGCCGCGGGAAGGCGCTGA
- a CDS encoding LacI family DNA-binding transcriptional regulator — MVTLADVARHAGVSASTVSYVLSGKRPISAPTRERIQHSIDVLGYRPHAGARALASSQTNTLALMMPLRTGLYVPVMMEIAMAVTTTARSHGYDVLLLTGEEGPEAVRRVEGSAVADAMVVMDVGLDDPRLPCLQEAERPSVLIGLPAETTEAADATGLDCVDLDFEAAGVRCVEHLAGLGHTRIAVLGEPPAVYERGTGFAARTLTGLRGAAGAHGVGLLHRPVEGTYAAVAAAVTRVFEERPGTTALVVQNEAAVEPLLALLRHQGRAVPEDVSVVAICPDQVAVHASVPLTSVSVPAGEMGRLAVERLVARLAGEAPRGTELIAPRLTPRASTGPASAAVS, encoded by the coding sequence GTGGTCACCCTCGCCGATGTCGCCCGCCACGCCGGGGTCTCGGCCAGCACCGTCAGCTACGTGCTCAGCGGCAAACGGCCCATATCCGCGCCCACCCGCGAGCGCATCCAGCACAGCATCGACGTCCTCGGCTACCGGCCGCACGCCGGCGCCCGCGCCCTCGCCAGCAGTCAGACGAACACCCTCGCGCTGATGATGCCGCTCCGCACCGGCCTCTACGTGCCGGTGATGATGGAGATCGCGATGGCCGTCACCACCACGGCCCGCTCCCACGGCTACGACGTGCTGCTGCTCACCGGCGAGGAAGGCCCCGAGGCCGTCCGCCGCGTCGAGGGCAGTGCCGTCGCCGACGCCATGGTCGTCATGGACGTGGGGCTCGACGACCCCCGGCTGCCCTGCCTCCAGGAGGCCGAACGGCCCTCCGTCCTCATCGGCCTGCCCGCCGAGACCACCGAGGCCGCCGACGCCACCGGACTCGACTGCGTCGACCTCGACTTCGAGGCCGCCGGAGTCCGCTGCGTCGAGCACCTCGCCGGTCTCGGCCACACCCGGATCGCCGTCCTCGGCGAACCTCCCGCCGTGTACGAGAGGGGCACGGGCTTCGCCGCCCGCACCCTCACCGGTCTGCGCGGCGCCGCCGGCGCCCACGGCGTGGGGCTGCTCCACCGGCCCGTCGAGGGCACCTACGCGGCCGTCGCCGCCGCCGTCACCCGCGTCTTCGAGGAGCGCCCCGGCACCACGGCCCTCGTCGTCCAGAACGAGGCCGCCGTCGAGCCGCTCCTCGCGCTCCTGCGCCACCAGGGCCGTGCCGTGCCCGAGGACGTGTCCGTCGTCGCCATCTGCCCCGACCAGGTCGCCGTGCACGCCTCCGTGCCGCTCACCTCCGTCTCCGTACCGGCCGGGGAGATGGGCCGGCTGGCCGTCGAGCGGCTCGTCGCGCGCCTGGCGGGCGAGGCCCCGCGGGGCACGGAGCTCATCGCGCCCCGTCTGACGCCCCGCGCGAGCACGGGCCCGGCGTCCGCCGCGGTCTCGTGA
- a CDS encoding DUF6325 family protein, with the protein MSDEFEDMGPVDYLVIEFPGNRMTGKGLPMLLDLVDRGIVRILDLAFVRKDTDGSVVGMELRDLDADGELDLSVFEGSSSGLLGQDDFDEAGAALEPGNSAGILVYENLWAAPLARELRRGGAQLVAGGRIPVQALLASLDTGEEAGGSAAA; encoded by the coding sequence ATGAGCGACGAATTCGAGGACATGGGACCGGTGGACTATCTGGTCATCGAGTTCCCCGGCAACCGCATGACGGGCAAGGGGCTGCCCATGCTCCTCGACCTGGTAGACAGAGGCATCGTCCGCATTCTCGATCTCGCGTTCGTCCGGAAGGACACCGACGGCAGTGTGGTCGGCATGGAACTTCGGGACCTCGACGCCGACGGCGAGTTGGACCTGTCCGTGTTCGAGGGTTCCTCATCCGGGCTCCTCGGACAGGACGACTTCGACGAGGCGGGGGCGGCCCTCGAGCCGGGCAATTCCGCCGGCATCCTCGTCTACGAGAACCTCTGGGCCGCCCCCCTCGCGCGGGAACTGCGGCGCGGCGGCGCGCAGCTCGTGGCCGGCGGGCGCATCCCCGTGCAGGCCCTGCTGGCCTCGCTGGACACCGGGGAGGAAGCCGGCGGCAGCGCCGCTGCCTGA
- a CDS encoding SHOCT domain-containing protein encodes MPGLLRGVARTAVVAGTATAVSNRVSRRQAGRWAQQDTAAAEQYAPPPPQAAPPAPADDMSSKIDQLKELGKLKEQGVLTEEEFAVQKSRILGS; translated from the coding sequence ATGCCAGGGCTTCTCAGAGGTGTGGCACGCACCGCGGTGGTGGCCGGGACGGCGACCGCCGTCTCCAACAGGGTCTCGCGACGTCAGGCGGGCCGTTGGGCCCAACAGGACACGGCGGCGGCCGAACAGTACGCACCGCCACCGCCACAGGCCGCGCCTCCCGCACCGGCCGACGACATGAGCAGCAAGATCGACCAGCTCAAGGAACTCGGAAAACTGAAGGAACAAGGCGTACTGACCGAGGAGGAGTTCGCGGTTCAGAAGAGCCGGATCCTCGGCTCCTGA